Proteins co-encoded in one Stenotrophomonas maltophilia genomic window:
- a CDS encoding DUF3103 family protein, whose translation MRQQPLIRGAALLALLLVSAAAAAQGGVAARADQVQAVTEASAREVAVLIAQPGFAEAVQRTLAASPGHEVALEAVIERFDPGARTRASAALASNDQRLRQAKGLPEQGEGLLQLRAYVPEGQSLADPAPRQLWVASLPRGDDRHWTTLTAYDAQGRAHVLDAKHAPSFPVLIVDVDTRRSVREGMALVNAGLRARGLQSPERIQLSADGARASLDITRLDRIRLADDQEPWALGAAEVFAVVSGLQIGKAEPEMATVDMPYLDYDKTDYTPQQALILWGNYRFNAANVQLFEDDGDTNYQDLLVALSNGVKAALGAFAPEYAVIADIAGAILKAMPTSWFSNDIDYVDSFYLVQRGQAYTDRMGAANNARVTLTPITLVE comes from the coding sequence ATGAGGCAACAACCGTTGATTCGAGGGGCTGCACTGCTGGCACTGCTGCTGGTCAGCGCGGCTGCGGCTGCACAGGGCGGTGTCGCCGCGCGGGCTGACCAGGTGCAGGCCGTGACCGAGGCCAGTGCGCGCGAGGTGGCGGTGCTGATCGCGCAGCCGGGCTTCGCCGAAGCCGTGCAACGCACGCTGGCAGCATCGCCCGGGCACGAGGTGGCGCTGGAGGCGGTGATCGAGCGCTTCGACCCGGGGGCGCGTACCCGGGCCAGTGCTGCCTTGGCCAGCAACGATCAACGGCTGCGCCAGGCCAAGGGCCTGCCGGAGCAGGGCGAGGGCCTGCTGCAGCTGCGTGCCTACGTACCTGAAGGCCAATCATTGGCCGATCCCGCTCCGCGCCAGTTGTGGGTGGCCAGCCTGCCGCGCGGTGATGACCGCCACTGGACCACGTTGACGGCCTACGACGCCCAGGGCCGCGCGCATGTGCTGGATGCGAAGCATGCGCCCTCATTCCCGGTGCTGATCGTCGATGTCGATACCCGTCGTTCGGTGCGCGAGGGCATGGCGCTGGTCAACGCCGGGTTGCGTGCACGCGGCCTGCAGTCGCCCGAGCGGATCCAGCTTTCGGCCGATGGCGCGCGTGCGTCGCTGGATATCACCCGTCTGGACCGCATTCGACTGGCCGATGACCAGGAGCCGTGGGCATTGGGTGCGGCCGAGGTGTTCGCGGTGGTGTCCGGACTGCAGATCGGCAAGGCCGAACCGGAGATGGCCACCGTCGACATGCCCTACCTGGACTACGACAAGACCGATTACACCCCGCAGCAGGCGCTGATCCTGTGGGGCAACTACCGCTTCAACGCTGCCAATGTTCAGCTGTTCGAGGATGACGGTGACACCAACTATCAGGACCTGCTGGTGGCGCTGAGCAATGGTGTGAAGGCGGCACTGGGCGCGTTCGCACCGGAGTACGCGGTCATCGCCGATATCGCCGGTGCGATTCTGAAGGCGATGCCGACATCGTGGTTCTCCAATGACATTGATTACGTGGACAGCTTCTATCTGGTGCAGCGCGGCCAGGCGTACACCGATCGCATGGGCGCGGCGAACAACGCCAGGGTCACGCTGACGCCGATCACACTGGTGGAGTAG
- a CDS encoding YbdD/YjiX family protein has translation MSTQLVPVGQYQAHRRIWRRLVQTARLCCGIPDYDNYVRHMLEKHPDQEPMDYKTFFRERQEARYGGRNGGRCC, from the coding sequence ATGAGTACGCAACTGGTTCCCGTTGGGCAGTACCAGGCGCACCGCCGTATCTGGCGGCGCCTGGTGCAGACCGCACGGCTGTGCTGTGGCATTCCTGATTACGACAACTATGTCCGGCACATGCTGGAGAAGCATCCGGATCAGGAGCCGATGGACTACAAGACGTTCTTCCGCGAGCGCCAGGAAGCGCGCTACGGCGGACGCAACGGCGGCCGCTGCTGTTGA
- a CDS encoding carbon starvation CstA family protein, with the protein MKGFSKIGWAALALLGAFCLGTVALRRGEHINALWIVVAAVSLYLVAYRFYSLFIANKVMQLDPTRATPAVINNDGLDYVPTNKHVLFGHHFAAIAGAGPLVGPVLAAQMGYLPGLLWLVVGVVLAGAVQDFVVLFLSSRRNGRSLGDLVREEMGQVPGTIALFGAFLIMIIILAVLAMVVVKALAESPWGMFTVIATMPIAILMGVYMRYIRPGKIGEISVVGLILLLAAIWYGGKVAADPVWGPAFTFTGTQITWMLIGYGFVASVLPVWLLLAPRDYLSTFLKIGTIIALAIGILVVMPELKMPALTQFAASGDGPVWKGGMFPFLFITIACGAVSGFHALISSGTTPKLLANEAHMRYIGYGGMLMESFVAVMALVAASIIDPGIYFAMNSPAAVIGADAASAAHYITNTWGFTITPEQLTATAAAIGEPTILHRAGGAPTLAVGIAQILHEAIPSGSDAMMAFWYHFAILFEALFILTAVDAGTRAGRFMLQDLLGNFVPALKKTESWTANIIGTAGCVALWGYLLYTGVVDPFGGIQTLWPLFGISNQMLAGIALMLGTVVLFKMKRDRYAWVTAVPAVWLLICTTYAGFIKIFDSNPAQGFLAQAHKFQAAIASDTITAPAKSVAQMQQIVVNAYVNTGLTALFLLVVASVLVYAIKTILAARRNPQRSDRETPYVALKPHEMVDL; encoded by the coding sequence ATGAAAGGGTTTTCCAAAATAGGCTGGGCCGCACTCGCGCTGCTCGGCGCGTTCTGTCTGGGCACCGTGGCCCTGCGCCGTGGCGAACACATCAATGCGCTGTGGATCGTCGTCGCCGCGGTGTCGTTGTATCTGGTGGCCTACCGCTTCTACAGCCTGTTCATCGCCAACAAGGTGATGCAGCTCGATCCGACCCGGGCCACCCCGGCGGTGATCAACAATGATGGCCTGGACTACGTGCCCACCAACAAGCACGTGCTGTTCGGCCACCACTTCGCCGCCATCGCCGGCGCTGGCCCGCTGGTCGGGCCGGTGCTGGCCGCGCAGATGGGCTACCTGCCCGGCCTGCTGTGGCTGGTGGTGGGCGTGGTGCTGGCCGGTGCGGTGCAGGACTTCGTGGTCCTGTTCCTGTCCAGCCGCCGCAACGGCCGCTCGCTGGGTGACCTGGTGCGCGAGGAGATGGGCCAGGTGCCCGGAACGATCGCATTGTTCGGCGCATTCCTGATCATGATCATCATCCTGGCGGTGCTGGCGATGGTGGTGGTCAAGGCGCTGGCCGAAAGCCCGTGGGGCATGTTCACGGTGATCGCGACGATGCCCATCGCGATCCTGATGGGCGTGTACATGCGTTACATCCGCCCCGGCAAGATCGGCGAGATCTCGGTGGTCGGCCTGATCCTGCTGCTGGCTGCGATCTGGTACGGCGGCAAGGTCGCCGCCGATCCGGTGTGGGGCCCGGCGTTCACCTTCACCGGCACCCAGATCACCTGGATGCTGATCGGCTACGGCTTCGTCGCCTCGGTGCTGCCGGTGTGGCTGCTGCTGGCCCCGCGCGACTACCTGTCGACCTTCCTGAAGATCGGCACCATCATCGCCCTGGCCATCGGCATCCTGGTGGTGATGCCGGAACTGAAGATGCCGGCACTGACCCAGTTCGCCGCCAGTGGCGATGGCCCGGTGTGGAAAGGCGGCATGTTCCCGTTCCTGTTCATCACCATCGCCTGTGGTGCGGTGTCGGGTTTCCACGCATTGATTTCCTCGGGCACCACGCCCAAGTTGCTGGCCAATGAAGCGCACATGCGCTACATCGGCTACGGCGGCATGCTGATGGAATCGTTCGTGGCGGTGATGGCACTGGTGGCGGCCTCGATCATCGATCCGGGCATCTACTTCGCGATGAACAGCCCGGCAGCGGTGATCGGTGCCGATGCCGCATCGGCCGCGCACTACATCACCAACACCTGGGGCTTCACCATCACCCCCGAGCAGTTGACTGCAACGGCAGCGGCGATTGGTGAACCGACCATCCTGCATCGTGCCGGTGGTGCGCCCACGCTGGCGGTCGGCATCGCGCAGATCCTGCATGAAGCGATTCCCAGTGGCAGCGACGCGATGATGGCATTCTGGTACCACTTCGCGATCCTGTTCGAAGCGCTGTTCATCCTGACCGCGGTGGATGCCGGCACCCGCGCTGGCCGCTTCATGCTGCAGGACCTGCTGGGCAACTTCGTGCCGGCCCTGAAGAAGACCGAATCGTGGACGGCCAACATCATCGGCACGGCCGGCTGCGTGGCCTTGTGGGGCTACCTGCTGTACACCGGCGTGGTCGATCCGTTCGGTGGCATCCAGACGCTGTGGCCGCTGTTCGGCATTTCCAACCAGATGCTGGCCGGTATCGCGCTGATGCTCGGTACCGTGGTGCTGTTCAAGATGAAGCGTGACCGCTACGCGTGGGTGACTGCCGTGCCGGCCGTGTGGCTGCTGATCTGCACCACGTATGCGGGCTTCATCAAGATCTTCGACAGCAACCCGGCGCAGGGTTTCCTGGCACAGGCGCACAAGTTCCAGGCCGCCATCGCCAGCGACACCATCACCGCGCCGGCCAAGTCGGTGGCACAGATGCAGCAGATCGTGGTCAACGCCTACGTCAACACCGGCCTGACCGCGCTGTTCCTGCTGGTGGTGGCCTCGGTGCTGGTGTATGCAATCAAGACCATCCTGGCCGCTCGCCGCAACCCGCAGCGCAGCGACCGCGAGACCCCGTACGTGGCGCTGAAGCCGCATGAAATGGTGGATCTGTGA
- a CDS encoding pirin family protein has product MSLPEPARVLRTIRGMPTSDGAGVRLTRVIGGPSLPDLDPFLLLDEFGTDRAEDYIAGFPEHPHRGFETVTYMLDGRMRHRDNHGNEGLLTPGSVQWMTAGRGLVHSEMPEQESGQMRGFQLWVNLPAKEKMTDPKYQEFAPERIPVVRPETGVEVKEIAGTVDGTRGPIVQPATDPLYLDITLAPDRAWTYPLPDGHNAFAYVFEGALTVGEQDAARDVARQELAVLGGGEQLHLSAGSDGARLILVAGRPLREPVMRHGPFVMNTRQELMQAFVDFQEGRF; this is encoded by the coding sequence ATGAGCCTTCCCGAACCGGCGCGCGTGCTGCGCACCATCCGTGGCATGCCCACCTCCGACGGTGCCGGCGTGCGCCTGACCCGTGTCATCGGCGGCCCGTCGCTGCCCGACCTGGACCCGTTCCTGCTGCTCGACGAGTTCGGCACCGACCGCGCCGAGGACTACATCGCCGGCTTCCCGGAACATCCGCACCGGGGCTTTGAGACAGTCACCTACATGCTCGACGGGCGCATGCGCCATCGCGACAACCACGGCAACGAAGGGCTGTTGACTCCGGGCAGCGTGCAGTGGATGACCGCCGGCCGCGGCCTGGTGCATTCGGAGATGCCCGAGCAGGAAAGCGGGCAGATGCGCGGTTTCCAGCTGTGGGTGAACCTGCCGGCGAAGGAAAAGATGACCGACCCGAAGTACCAGGAATTCGCGCCCGAGCGCATTCCGGTGGTACGGCCGGAAACCGGCGTGGAAGTGAAGGAGATCGCCGGCACGGTCGACGGCACCCGTGGGCCGATCGTGCAGCCGGCCACCGATCCGTTGTACCTGGACATCACGCTGGCGCCCGATCGCGCCTGGACGTACCCGTTGCCGGACGGCCACAACGCGTTCGCCTATGTGTTCGAAGGGGCACTGACGGTGGGTGAGCAGGATGCCGCGCGTGATGTCGCCCGCCAGGAGCTGGCGGTGCTCGGCGGCGGCGAGCAGCTGCATCTGTCGGCCGGCAGCGACGGCGCGAGGCTGATCCTGGTGGCTGGCCGTCCGTTGCGCGAGCCGGTGATGCGGCACGGTCCGTTCGTGATGAACACGCGGCAGGAACTGATGCAGGCCTTCGTTGATTTCCAGGAAGGCAGATTCTGA
- the aqpZ gene encoding aquaporin Z has protein sequence MSMGKRLSAEFLGTFWLVLGGCGSAVLAAKFGGDSNPLGIGFLGVALAFGLTVVTGAYAFGHISGAHFNPAVSVGLWAGGRFPTKDLVPYIIAQVAGGLLAGFILLQIASGASGFAIDGSQAGAFASNGYGALSPGGYSVAAAFLCEVVLTAVFLIVIMGATHGKAPAGFAPLAIGLSLTLIHLISIPVTNTSVNPARSTAVAFFAGSGAVSQLWLFWVAPLLGGAIGGIIYKWIGNDR, from the coding sequence ATGAGCATGGGTAAACGCTTGTCCGCCGAGTTCCTCGGCACGTTCTGGCTGGTTCTGGGCGGTTGTGGCAGCGCGGTGCTGGCCGCCAAGTTCGGCGGTGACAGCAATCCCCTGGGTATTGGTTTTCTCGGCGTGGCGCTGGCCTTCGGTCTGACCGTGGTCACCGGCGCCTACGCGTTCGGCCATATCTCCGGCGCCCACTTCAACCCGGCGGTCAGCGTCGGCCTGTGGGCCGGCGGCCGTTTCCCGACCAAGGACCTGGTGCCGTACATCATTGCCCAGGTCGCCGGCGGCCTGCTGGCCGGCTTCATCCTGCTGCAGATCGCGTCGGGGGCCAGTGGTTTTGCCATCGACGGCAGCCAGGCCGGCGCGTTCGCCAGCAACGGCTATGGCGCCCTGTCGCCCGGTGGCTACAGCGTGGCCGCGGCCTTCCTGTGCGAAGTGGTGCTGACCGCGGTGTTCCTGATCGTGATCATGGGCGCTACCCATGGCAAGGCGCCGGCGGGCTTCGCACCGCTGGCCATCGGCCTGTCGCTGACACTGATCCACCTGATCAGCATCCCGGTGACCAACACCTCGGTGAACCCGGCCCGCTCCACCGCCGTGGCCTTCTTCGCCGGCAGCGGCGCGGTCAGCCAGCTGTGGCTGTTCTGGGTCGCCCCGCTGCTGGGCGGCGCGATCGGCGGCATCATCTACAAGTGGATCGGCAACGACCGCTGA
- a CDS encoding pirin family protein, with the protein MTTIIAPRVHDIGGLEVRRAVPTLQARSIGSFVFVDQMGPALMHPGTAIDVRPHPHIGLATVTYLWSGAIGHRDTLGSDQVIRPGDVNWMTAGRGIAHSERTPQPDRDHDNPIHGMQTWVALPKSHEEIEPAFYHHAAATLPEQRRNGAWLRVIAGRAYGEESPVKVFADTLNVAIDLDPDAEIDIDNGHRERALYILEGQAQLDGVDVPAQHLIIPEAGAVGRLRAKTPVKAMLFGGEPLDGPRHLWWNFVSSSKERIEQAKHDWEAGRFGTIPGDDKEFIPLPQY; encoded by the coding sequence ATGACCACCATCATCGCCCCGCGCGTGCACGACATCGGCGGCCTGGAAGTCCGTCGCGCCGTCCCTACCCTGCAGGCCCGCAGCATCGGCTCGTTCGTGTTCGTCGACCAGATGGGCCCGGCCCTGATGCACCCCGGTACGGCCATCGACGTGCGCCCGCATCCGCATATCGGCCTGGCCACCGTCACCTACCTGTGGTCCGGTGCGATCGGCCACCGCGATACGCTCGGCTCGGACCAGGTGATCCGCCCCGGCGATGTGAACTGGATGACCGCCGGCCGTGGCATCGCCCATTCCGAGCGCACCCCGCAGCCGGACCGCGACCATGACAACCCGATCCACGGCATGCAGACCTGGGTGGCGCTGCCGAAATCGCACGAGGAAATCGAACCGGCGTTCTACCACCACGCCGCCGCCACCCTGCCCGAGCAGCGCCGCAATGGCGCATGGCTGCGGGTGATCGCCGGCCGTGCCTATGGCGAGGAATCGCCGGTGAAGGTGTTCGCCGACACCCTCAACGTGGCGATCGACCTCGACCCGGATGCGGAGATCGACATCGACAACGGTCATCGCGAGCGTGCGCTGTACATCCTCGAAGGCCAGGCGCAGCTGGATGGCGTGGATGTGCCCGCCCAGCATCTGATCATTCCCGAAGCCGGCGCGGTCGGCCGCCTGCGCGCGAAGACGCCGGTGAAGGCGATGCTGTTCGGCGGCGAGCCGCTGGATGGCCCGCGTCACCTGTGGTGGAACTTCGTGTCCAGCTCGAAAGAGCGCATCGAGCAGGCCAAGCACGACTGGGAAGCCGGCCGCTTCGGCACCATCCCCGGCGACGACAAGGAGTTCATCCCGCTGCCGCAGTACTGA
- a CDS encoding 3-hydroxyacyl-CoA dehydrogenase NAD-binding domain-containing protein, which yields MLSGFDGLRFSHWHPEIRDDGVVVLSLDRQDSSVNAMSQDVLLELGDLLERIALDPPRGVVIQSLKKAGFIAGADLKEFQEFDRRGTVNDAIRRGQSTYQKLAELPCPTVAAIHGHCLGGGTELALACRYRVASNDSSTRIGLPETQLGIFPGWGGSARLPQLVGAPAAMDMMLTGRTLSASAARGIGLVDKVVAPAVVLDTAVALALSGTTRPFKQRATAWATNTWLARTLLAPQMVKQVARKAKKDQYPAPYALISTWQRSGGKPIQARLDAERRAVVKLASTPTARNLIRIFFLTERLKGLGGGDSGIRHVHVVGAGVMGGDIAAWAAYKGFEVTLQDREQRFIDPALERAQALFAKKVRDESKRPAVAARLRADLEGNGVAEADLVIEAIIENPEAKRALYQTLEPKMKVDALLTTNTSSIPLVELRDHIQRPAQFAGLHYFNPVAQMPLVEIIHHDGMAPETERRLAAFCKALGKFPVPVAGSPGFLVNRVLFPYMLEAATAYAEGIPGPVIDKAAVKFGMPMGPIELIDTVGLDVAAGVGRELAPFLGLQIPAALQTVEPDKRGKKDGQGIYTWENGKPKKPDVARDYQAPADLEDRLILPLLNEAVACLHEGVVADADLLDAGVIFGTGFAPFRGGPIQHIRAVGADAIVERLKALQQRHGDRFAPRPGWDNPALREPVV from the coding sequence ATGCTCTCAGGCTTCGATGGTCTCCGCTTCAGCCACTGGCACCCCGAGATCCGCGACGACGGCGTGGTGGTTCTCTCCCTGGATCGTCAGGACAGCAGCGTCAACGCGATGTCGCAGGATGTGCTGCTGGAACTGGGGGACCTGCTGGAACGCATCGCGCTGGACCCGCCCAGGGGCGTGGTGATCCAGTCGCTGAAGAAGGCCGGCTTCATTGCCGGCGCCGACCTGAAGGAGTTCCAGGAGTTCGACCGCCGCGGTACCGTCAACGACGCCATCCGCCGTGGCCAGTCCACCTATCAGAAGCTGGCCGAGCTGCCCTGCCCCACCGTGGCGGCCATCCACGGCCACTGCCTGGGCGGCGGCACCGAGCTGGCGCTGGCCTGCCGCTACCGCGTGGCTTCCAATGACAGCAGCACCCGCATCGGCCTGCCGGAGACCCAGCTGGGCATCTTCCCGGGCTGGGGCGGCAGCGCGCGCCTGCCGCAGCTGGTGGGCGCCCCGGCGGCGATGGACATGATGCTGACCGGCCGCACCCTCTCCGCTTCGGCGGCGCGTGGCATCGGCCTGGTGGACAAGGTGGTGGCACCGGCGGTGGTGCTCGACACCGCCGTGGCACTGGCCCTGTCCGGCACCACCCGCCCGTTCAAGCAACGCGCAACGGCCTGGGCGACCAACACCTGGCTGGCGCGCACGCTGTTGGCGCCGCAGATGGTCAAGCAGGTGGCGCGCAAGGCCAAGAAGGACCAGTACCCGGCGCCGTACGCACTGATCAGCACCTGGCAGCGCAGCGGCGGCAAGCCGATCCAGGCCCGCCTGGATGCCGAGCGGCGTGCGGTGGTGAAGCTGGCCAGCACGCCGACCGCACGCAACCTGATCCGCATCTTCTTCCTCACCGAGCGCCTGAAGGGCCTGGGCGGCGGTGACTCGGGCATCCGCCACGTGCACGTGGTCGGCGCCGGCGTGATGGGTGGCGACATCGCCGCCTGGGCCGCCTACAAGGGCTTCGAGGTGACCCTGCAGGACCGCGAGCAGCGCTTCATCGACCCGGCCTTGGAACGCGCGCAGGCGCTGTTCGCCAAGAAGGTGCGCGACGAGAGCAAGCGCCCGGCGGTGGCCGCACGCCTGCGTGCCGACCTGGAAGGCAACGGCGTGGCCGAGGCCGACCTGGTGATCGAAGCGATCATCGAGAACCCGGAAGCCAAGCGTGCGCTGTACCAGACGCTGGAACCGAAGATGAAGGTGGACGCACTGCTGACGACCAACACCTCGTCGATTCCGCTGGTGGAACTGCGTGACCACATCCAGCGCCCGGCGCAGTTCGCCGGCCTGCACTACTTCAACCCGGTGGCACAGATGCCGCTGGTGGAAATCATCCACCACGACGGCATGGCGCCGGAGACCGAGCGCCGCCTGGCCGCGTTCTGCAAGGCACTGGGCAAGTTCCCGGTTCCAGTGGCGGGCAGCCCGGGCTTCCTGGTCAACCGCGTGCTGTTCCCATACATGCTGGAGGCCGCCACCGCCTATGCCGAAGGCATTCCGGGCCCGGTGATCGACAAGGCGGCGGTGAAGTTCGGCATGCCGATGGGGCCGATTGAACTGATCGATACCGTGGGCCTGGACGTGGCCGCCGGCGTCGGCCGCGAGCTGGCGCCGTTCCTGGGCCTGCAGATTCCGGCCGCGCTGCAGACGGTGGAACCGGACAAGCGCGGCAAGAAGGATGGCCAGGGCATCTACACCTGGGAGAACGGCAAGCCGAAGAAGCCGGACGTGGCCCGCGATTACCAGGCCCCGGCCGACCTGGAGGATCGTCTGATCCTGCCGCTGCTGAACGAAGCGGTGGCCTGCCTGCACGAAGGCGTGGTGGCCGATGCGGACCTGCTGGATGCCGGCGTGATCTTCGGCACCGGCTTTGCCCCGTTCCGTGGCGGCCCGATCCAGCACATCCGTGCGGTCGGTGCCGACGCCATCGTCGAACGATTGAAGGCACTGCAGCAGCGCCACGGCGACCGCTTCGCCCCGCGCCCGGGCTGGGACAACCCGGCCCTGCGCGAACCGGTGGTGTGA
- the rpoE gene encoding RNA polymerase sigma factor RpoE, which yields MAEVDTPQELDLELVRRVQHGESAAFDVLVRKYQHRVVALVGRYIADWSECQDVAQDTFIRAYRAIGSFRGDAQFSTWLHRIAVNTAKNYLASHNRRPPTDDIDIGDAEQFDSGTRLRDTDTPERELMRQELEQTVMKAVNALPEELRSAITLREVEGLSYEDIAQKMGCPIGTVRSRIFRAREAIDTELRPLLDIGSATREKSRV from the coding sequence ATGGCCGAGGTTGATACACCACAGGAGCTGGACCTGGAGCTGGTCCGGCGCGTGCAGCACGGCGAGAGCGCCGCGTTCGATGTCCTGGTGCGCAAGTACCAGCATCGCGTGGTGGCCCTTGTCGGTCGCTACATCGCCGACTGGAGTGAATGTCAGGACGTTGCCCAGGACACTTTCATCCGCGCCTACCGCGCGATCGGAAGTTTCCGTGGCGACGCCCAGTTCTCAACCTGGTTGCATCGAATCGCCGTGAATACCGCCAAAAACTACCTGGCTTCACACAATCGACGGCCGCCGACCGATGACATCGACATCGGTGATGCCGAACAGTTCGACAGCGGTACGCGCCTGCGCGACACCGACACGCCCGAACGCGAGTTGATGCGCCAGGAGCTGGAACAGACGGTGATGAAAGCCGTCAACGCGCTGCCGGAAGAACTCCGGTCAGCGATCACCCTGCGCGAGGTGGAAGGCCTGAGCTACGAGGATATCGCGCAGAAGATGGGGTGCCCGATCGGCACCGTGCGTTCACGGATCTTCCGGGCGCGCGAGGCGATCGACACCGAACTCCGGCCGCTGTTGGACATCGGCAGCGCCACCCGTGAGAAGAGCCGCGTATGA
- a CDS encoding sigma-E factor negative regulatory protein: MTSKPFNESQNHQSPAGQRLDQRHREQLSALVDGELGADEARFLLRRMEHDPELAGCQERWQLLGDVMRGQASLLAPAGFSAAVAAAIASEPAPQAEPRRQVRRSGWRAWGGGAALAASVAAVALFMGAEKLSEAPPGEPLAPQVIASQAELPPAPGNPATVTEASVDTAAMAVAAAPAVAMAAASRRQETRRASATRSQQAARAAQRDDAPQRAIAAAQAPLTPTVPANANRNLPFGEVSGLQARPWPRSSLAPAAGGVLNASFPAHAGGAAFYPFEPRLQDDLPVPPRPRD; the protein is encoded by the coding sequence ATGACCAGCAAACCGTTCAACGAATCGCAGAACCATCAATCACCGGCCGGGCAGCGTCTGGACCAGCGCCACCGCGAGCAGCTGTCGGCCCTGGTCGATGGCGAGCTGGGCGCCGATGAAGCGCGCTTCCTGCTGCGCCGGATGGAACACGACCCCGAGCTGGCCGGCTGCCAGGAACGCTGGCAACTGCTGGGCGATGTGATGCGCGGCCAGGCCTCGCTACTGGCGCCCGCCGGCTTCAGTGCTGCCGTCGCCGCCGCCATTGCCAGCGAACCCGCACCGCAGGCCGAGCCGCGCCGGCAGGTGCGCCGCAGTGGCTGGCGGGCTTGGGGCGGCGGTGCCGCGTTGGCGGCATCGGTGGCCGCGGTGGCCCTGTTCATGGGCGCCGAGAAGCTCAGCGAAGCCCCCCCCGGCGAGCCGCTGGCACCGCAGGTGATCGCCAGCCAGGCCGAACTGCCGCCGGCACCGGGCAACCCGGCCACGGTCACCGAAGCCTCGGTGGATACCGCGGCGATGGCCGTGGCAGCCGCGCCGGCCGTGGCGATGGCCGCTGCCAGCCGCCGCCAGGAGACCCGTCGGGCCAGTGCGACCCGCAGCCAGCAGGCCGCCCGTGCTGCCCAGCGCGACGACGCCCCGCAACGCGCCATCGCCGCCGCGCAGGCGCCGTTGACCCCGACCGTGCCCGCCAATGCCAACCGCAACCTGCCGTTCGGTGAGGTCAGTGGGCTGCAGGCCCGGCCGTGGCCGCGCTCCAGCCTGGCCCCGGCCGCAGGCGGCGTGCTCAACGCCAGCTTCCCGGCCCACGCCGGAGGCGCTGCGTTCTACCCGTTCGAGCCGCGCCTGCAGGATGACCTGCCGGTGCCGCCGCGCCCGCGCGACTGA